Proteins encoded within one genomic window of Polypterus senegalus isolate Bchr_013 chromosome 6, ASM1683550v1, whole genome shotgun sequence:
- the hibch gene encoding 3-hydroxyisobutyryl-CoA hydrolase, mitochondrial, which yields MWLHSARSSQPCCFYCCSTVMSAGVLGSRVRLASLQRLHVLQAHLNGLPRGTSRPMSSQDGREGEVLLQTSGCAGVITLNRPKALNALNLSMIRKIFPQLKKWEQDDQTSIVIIKGVGDKAFCAGGDIRAVADAGKAGGSLIQDFFREEYILNNAIGTLQKPYVALIDGITMGGGVGLSVHGHFRVATEKTLFAMPETGIGLFPDVGGGFFLPRLRGKLGLFLALTGFRLKGRDVQLAGLATHFVESQKLAALERDLVQLKCPSQKDVAGVLDAYQAQSCTGREQPFALEGHMQDVDRLFSGSSVEGIVCQLEAERSPFAEKQLQTLKRMSPTSMKVTFRQLASGASMSLQEVLVMEYRLCQACMRGHDFYEGVRAVLIDKDQRPKWQPASLDQVTDEMVDGYFQSLGSGDLHL from the exons GTTGGCGTCTCTACAGCGGCTGCACGTACTGCAGGCACACCTG AATGGCCTCCCACGTGGAACGTCTCGCCCGATGAGCAGTCAGGATGGACGTGAGGGTGAGGTGCTGCTGCAGACGTCGGGCTGTGCCGGGGTCATCACCCTCAACAGACCGAAGGCCCTCAACGCGCTCAACCTGTCAATGATCAGAAAGATCTTCCCTCAGCTCAAG AAGTGGGAACAAGATGACCAGACGTCCATTGTGATTATCAAGGGAGTTGGGGACAAAGCCTTCTGTGCAGGTGGAGACATTCGAG CTGTGGCAGATGCCGGGAAGGCGGGGGGCAGCCTGATTCAGGACTTCTTCAGAGAGGAGTACATTCTGAACAACGCCATAG GCACCTTGCAGAAGCCCTACGTGGCTCTTATTGATGGCATCACCATGGGCGGT GGAGTCGGTCTGTCTGTTCACGGGCACTTCCGCGTCGCCACAGAAAAGACACTTTTTGCCATGCCTGAGACTGGCATAG GGCTGTTTCCTGACGTTGGCGGCGGCTTCTTCCTTCCCAGACTGCGAGGTAAACTCGGCCTCTTCCTGGCACTCACTGGCTTTCGACTCAAAGGGCGCGATGTGCAGCTGGCTGGGTTGGCCACTCACTTTGTGGAATCTCAAAAG CTGGCCGCTCTGGAGCGTGACTTGGTGCAGCTGAAGTGTCCATCGCAGAAGGACGTGGCGGGCGTGCTGGACGCTTACCAGGCGCAG AGCTGTACTGGCCGAGAGCAGCCGTTTGCACTGGAGGGGCACATGCAGGACGTGGACAG GCTCTTCAGCGGCAGCAGCGTCGAGGGCATCGTCTGCCAACTGGAGGCTGAGCGTTCGCCTTTTGCTGAGAAGCAGCTGCAG ACGCTGAAGCGCATGTCTCCCACCTCCATGAAAGTCACCTTCAGACAGCTGGCCAGTGGGGCGTCTATGAGCCTTCAGGAGGTGCTGGTGATGGAGTACAGACTGTGCCAGGCGTGCATG AGAGGCCACGACTTCTACGAAGGAGTGAGGGCAG TGCTCATCGACAAGGACCAGCGGCCCAAGTGGCAGCCAGCTTCCTTGGACCAGGTGACAGATGAGATGGTGGATGGCTACTTCCAGTCCCTGGGCAGCGGTGACCTGCACCTGTGA
- the LOC120531972 gene encoding small membrane A-kinase anchor protein-like — translation MGCVKSKQSGALQNANAAEGKKSEEEATLVNSDPLSAQAHLVHPLLLDYAQRLSEEIVSKAVQQWADFESKYGDIPYIESDVP, via the coding sequence ATGGGCTGCGTCAAGTCCAAGCAGAGCGGTGCCCTTCAGAATGCCAATGCTGCAGAAGGTAAGAAGAGCGAGGAAGAGGCCACGCTGGTGAACTCGGACCCCCTGAGCGCGCAGGCCCACCTCGTCCACCCCCTGCTGCTGGACTACGCGCAGCGCCTGTCCGAGGAGATCGTCAGCAAAGCCGTGCAGCAGTGGGCCGACTTCGAGAGCAAATACGGCGACATTCCCTACATTGAGAGCGACGTGCCCTGA